From Leptotrichia wadei, one genomic window encodes:
- the hisA gene encoding 1-(5-phosphoribosyl)-5-[(5-phosphoribosylamino)methylideneamino]imidazole-4-carboxamide isomerase, which yields MIEIFPAIDLHNGQAVRLKQGDYNQVEVFFKNPVEVLDFFNKNNSKNLHIVDLDGAKDGNTKNYEVIKELVEKSDFFVQVGGGIRDEERIKKYIELGVNRVILGTIAVENEEFLKEMVKKYGDKIAVSVDAKDEKVAVKGWTETVELNSVEFCKKLSNIGVKTIIYTDISKDGMLSGTNLEIYRKLSKVVNSDIIASGGITFLDEIKELNKNHIYGAIVGKAIYSGNLDLKEVLEISK from the coding sequence ATGATAGAAATTTTTCCAGCGATAGATTTACATAACGGACAGGCAGTTAGATTGAAACAAGGGGATTATAACCAAGTGGAAGTATTTTTTAAAAATCCTGTTGAAGTTTTGGACTTTTTTAATAAAAATAATTCAAAAAATCTTCATATTGTGGATTTGGATGGGGCAAAAGATGGGAATACAAAAAATTATGAGGTCATAAAAGAATTGGTTGAAAAAAGTGATTTTTTTGTTCAAGTTGGTGGTGGAATCCGTGATGAAGAAAGAATAAAAAAATATATTGAATTGGGAGTAAACCGTGTTATTTTAGGAACGATTGCCGTTGAAAATGAAGAATTTTTGAAGGAAATGGTAAAAAAATATGGCGATAAAATTGCAGTTTCTGTAGATGCGAAAGATGAAAAAGTTGCGGTTAAAGGATGGACTGAAACTGTAGAATTGAACTCGGTTGAATTTTGCAAAAAATTATCGAATATAGGTGTGAAAACAATAATTTATACTGATATTTCAAAAGATGGAATGTTAAGCGGAACAAATCTTGAAATTTATAGAAAATTGTCGAAAGTAGTTAATTCAGATATTATTGCTTCAGGTGGAATCACTTTTTTGGATGAGATTAAAGAGCTTAACAAAAATCATATTTATGGAGCAATTGTAGGAAAGGCGATTTATTCGGGAAATCTTGATTTGAAGGAAGTTTTAGAAATTAGTAAATAA
- the hisF gene encoding imidazole glycerol phosphate synthase subunit HisF, translating to MLAKRIIPCLDVRNGKVVKGVNFTGIKEVDSPVELAKFYNKSGADELVFYDITASVEERGLFTDILKKVASQIFIPLTVGGGINTLDDFDRVLKAGADKVSVNSGAIRNPKLIEEAAKKYGDQCVVLSVDVKRVDGKFKVFAKGGRENTGIDAIEWFVNGQENGAGEVVVNSIDTDGVKNGFDLELLEILSKKLSIPIVASGGAGNMEHFRDLFKIPGIDAGLAASIFHFKEVEIMDLKKYLKSNGVEMRI from the coding sequence ATGCTTGCAAAAAGAATAATTCCATGTCTTGATGTGAGAAATGGAAAAGTGGTGAAAGGTGTGAACTTTACTGGGATAAAAGAAGTTGACAGTCCAGTTGAGCTTGCTAAATTTTACAATAAATCTGGAGCTGATGAGCTTGTTTTTTATGATATTACGGCTTCGGTTGAGGAAAGAGGCTTGTTTACAGATATTTTGAAAAAAGTGGCAAGTCAAATTTTTATTCCGCTTACTGTTGGCGGTGGAATAAATACGCTGGATGATTTTGATAGAGTTTTGAAAGCTGGAGCTGATAAAGTGAGCGTAAATTCTGGGGCAATAAGAAATCCAAAATTAATTGAAGAGGCTGCGAAAAAATATGGAGATCAATGTGTAGTTTTGTCAGTTGATGTAAAACGAGTTGATGGGAAATTCAAAGTTTTTGCAAAAGGTGGAAGAGAAAATACTGGAATTGATGCGATAGAATGGTTTGTAAATGGTCAGGAAAATGGTGCTGGAGAAGTTGTTGTAAACAGTATTGACACAGACGGAGTTAAAAATGGATTTGACTTAGAATTACTTGAAATTTTATCAAAAAAATTGTCAATTCCAATAGTTGCATCAGGTGGAGCTGGAAATATGGAGCATTTTAGAGATTTATTTAAAATTCCAGGAATTGATGCGGGACTTGCGGCTTCGATTTTTCACTTTAAGGAAGTGGAAATTATGGACTTGAAAAAGTATTTGAAGAGTAATGGTGTTGAGATGAGAATTTGA
- the hisIE gene encoding bifunctional phosphoribosyl-AMP cyclohydrolase/phosphoribosyl-ATP diphosphatase HisIE, with translation MNIEQMKFDEKGLVPAIIQDYYTKEVLTLAYMNKESLEITLRDKKTCFFSRSRQELWLKGETSGNYQHVVSVKYDCDADALLVEVKKDGPACHTGAESCFFNSLFEAEDYSSFTPEKLYELIKDRKINPNEKSYTTYLFEKGLDKILKKVGEECTEVIIGAKNNDNDELRYEIADLYYHTLVLMIEQGLTIQDVKDELAKRHVVDHKVKQEKMGGEK, from the coding sequence ATGAATATAGAACAAATGAAATTTGATGAAAAGGGGCTTGTTCCTGCGATAATACAGGATTATTATACAAAAGAAGTACTGACACTTGCGTATATGAATAAAGAAAGTCTTGAAATAACTTTAAGAGATAAGAAAACTTGTTTTTTTAGCAGAAGTAGACAAGAACTTTGGCTAAAAGGGGAAACTTCGGGGAATTATCAGCATGTTGTTTCGGTAAAATATGATTGTGATGCGGATGCTTTACTTGTGGAAGTAAAAAAAGATGGGCCTGCTTGCCATACTGGTGCTGAGAGCTGCTTTTTTAACTCGTTGTTTGAAGCAGAAGATTATAGCAGTTTTACGCCTGAAAAACTTTATGAATTGATAAAAGATAGAAAAATTAATCCAAATGAAAAATCTTATACGACTTATTTGTTTGAAAAAGGACTTGATAAAATTTTGAAAAAAGTTGGAGAAGAATGTACGGAAGTTATAATTGGGGCTAAAAATAATGATAATGATGAATTGAGATATGAAATTGCAGATTTATATTATCACACTTTGGTTTTAATGATTGAGCAAGGGCTTACTATTCAAGATGTGAAAGATGAACTGGCTAAAAGACATGTTGTTGATCATAAAGTTAAACAGGAAAAAATGGGTGGTGAAAAGTAA
- the hisJ gene encoding histidinol-phosphatase HisJ, translated as MQTKKIIFPSNLHAHTFYCDGKNNAEDYILTAIEKGFTSVGLSGHSFTKFDTEYCMSEKGTLEYLKELKNLKEKYKDRIQVYVGIEADFYSGFNPKLDENLGLDFRIGSVHYIKDKEKDEYYCVDNTPEILEYGIKNYANGDEKAFIEAYFDNIVEMLRTQNPDIIGHLDLVKKFNRDFKYFDESDEWYKNKVEYVLDEIAKSEAIVEINTGGMSRGWTQTPYPSSFILERILTKHIPITISSDAHETQNIDFYFDESLEIIRKIGFKSVKILKDGKFQDFDI; from the coding sequence ATGCAAACTAAAAAAATAATTTTCCCATCAAATCTTCATGCTCATACATTTTATTGCGATGGTAAAAACAATGCTGAAGATTATATTCTAACAGCAATAGAGAAAGGATTTACAAGTGTTGGCCTTTCAGGGCATTCTTTTACAAAATTTGATACGGAATATTGTATGTCTGAAAAAGGTACATTAGAATATTTGAAAGAATTAAAAAATTTGAAAGAGAAATATAAAGACAGGATTCAAGTTTATGTTGGTATTGAGGCTGATTTCTATTCGGGATTTAATCCAAAACTTGATGAAAATTTAGGACTTGATTTTAGAATTGGATCGGTCCATTATATAAAGGATAAAGAAAAAGATGAATATTACTGTGTTGATAATACACCTGAAATTTTAGAATACGGAATAAAAAATTATGCAAATGGAGATGAAAAGGCATTTATTGAAGCATATTTTGATAATATTGTGGAAATGCTACGTACTCAAAATCCTGATATTATTGGGCATTTGGATTTGGTAAAAAAATTTAATAGAGATTTTAAATATTTTGATGAAAGTGATGAATGGTATAAAAATAAAGTTGAATATGTGTTAGATGAAATTGCTAAATCTGAAGCAATTGTTGAAATTAATACAGGAGGAATGTCACGTGGATGGACTCAGACACCTTATCCAAGTTCTTTTATACTTGAAAGAATTTTAACTAAACATATTCCAATTACTATTTCTTCTGATGCACATGAAACTCAAAACATTGATTTTTATTTTGATGAGAGTTTGGAAATTATACGAAAAATTGGATTTAAAAGTGTTAAAATATTAAAAGATGGAAAGTTTCAGGATTTTGATATTTAA
- a CDS encoding NAD(P)H-hydrate dehydratase, translated as MKMLLGGNETTRKIDSYAINELRIPSIVLMENAAISFTRHIGKNEDNFLIICGKGNNGGDGYAIARQLFSKDKNVKIFCISDENMSNDCFVNYEICKNSGIEIFYKLEELDKLLLECDVVVEGIFGTGLNSEIKGIYKDIILKINEYSKNKKVYAIDIPSGINGDTGEIMGVSVKADVTISFVTYKKGFLKSDIKEYLGTVIIENIGLNKNNIDHIVSEYYLTSEIIEGFHIKRDENSHKGDFGKVLIFAGSSGFYGAGNIVAKSCVRSGAGLTTVITDKNNFSLNVFVPEAMSFPINFENIEENFEKLENEILNSDVIAIGPGIGKSQKALKIFEKLISIEKNNKGNVIKLVLDADALNLLSENRELFKKIKNRSVLTPHLVEFSRLSGFSPEEINKNKFKIVKDFAQKYEITLLLKGKNTIITNGKTLFVNSTGNSRMANGGMGDCLTGIICSLAGQKYGSAESACIGAYLHGKIADELIEKQYIVNASHVIENISECMKEIFEV; from the coding sequence ATGAAAATGTTATTAGGTGGAAACGAAACTACAAGAAAAATTGACAGTTATGCGATTAATGAATTGAGAATACCGAGTATTGTGCTTATGGAAAATGCAGCGATTTCATTTACAAGGCATATTGGAAAGAATGAAGATAATTTTCTTATTATTTGTGGAAAGGGAAATAATGGAGGCGATGGATATGCGATTGCACGGCAGTTATTTTCAAAAGATAAGAATGTTAAAATTTTTTGTATTAGTGATGAAAATATGAGCAATGACTGTTTTGTAAATTATGAAATTTGTAAAAATTCAGGAATTGAAATTTTTTATAAGTTGGAAGAATTGGATAAGCTGCTTTTAGAATGTGATGTTGTTGTTGAAGGGATTTTTGGAACAGGGTTAAATTCAGAAATAAAAGGCATTTATAAAGATATTATTTTGAAGATAAATGAATATTCTAAAAATAAAAAAGTTTATGCGATTGATATTCCATCTGGAATTAATGGCGATACTGGAGAAATAATGGGAGTATCTGTTAAAGCTGATGTTACCATTTCCTTTGTCACATACAAAAAAGGCTTTTTAAAATCAGATATAAAAGAATATTTAGGAACAGTGATTATTGAAAATATTGGATTGAATAAAAATAATATTGATCATATTGTCAGTGAATATTACTTGACATCTGAAATAATAGAAGGTTTTCATATAAAAAGAGATGAAAATTCTCATAAGGGAGATTTTGGAAAAGTATTAATTTTTGCTGGAAGTAGTGGATTTTATGGTGCTGGGAATATTGTAGCAAAATCGTGTGTGAGAAGCGGAGCTGGACTTACTACTGTAATTACTGATAAAAATAATTTTTCACTTAACGTATTTGTTCCTGAAGCTATGAGTTTTCCGATAAATTTTGAAAACATAGAAGAAAATTTTGAAAAACTAGAGAATGAAATCCTAAATAGTGATGTGATTGCTATTGGGCCTGGAATTGGGAAAAGTCAGAAGGCATTGAAAATATTTGAAAAACTAATCAGTATTGAGAAAAATAATAAAGGAAATGTGATAAAACTTGTGCTGGATGCAGATGCTTTGAATTTATTGTCTGAAAATAGAGAACTTTTTAAAAAAATAAAAAATAGAAGTGTATTAACCCCACATTTAGTTGAATTTTCAAGATTATCAGGATTTTCTCCAGAAGAAATTAATAAGAATAAATTTAAAATAGTAAAAGATTTTGCTCAAAAATATGAAATAACTTTACTTTTAAAGGGGAAAAATACAATTATTACAAATGGGAAAACTCTTTTTGTGAATAGTACAGGAAATTCCCGTATGGCAAATGGAGGAATGGGAGATTGCTTGACTGGCATAATTTGTTCATTGGCGGGACAAAAATATGGGTCAGCAGAATCTGCTTGTATAGGGGCATATTTGCATGGTAAAATAGCTGATGAACTTATAGAGAAACAGTATATTGTGAATGCAAGTCATGTTATTGAAAATATTTCAGAATGTATGAAAGAAATTTTTGAAGTGTAA
- a CDS encoding polymer-forming cytoskeletal protein: protein MALFSSDKKAKEKRENTGFNGQFSADSDENTHGTSTISMETTITGTIETNSVFNMEGVLNGDIKGNKLVHVGKTGQVKGNITAETVVVDGEVSGEIVADKVEIGNTGKVYATITSAVFVIQEGGLFEGRKKIKIALIKEEENKGKKEDKKIEEKPKADANGKNRKEL from the coding sequence ATGGCATTATTTTCTAGTGACAAAAAAGCGAAGGAAAAAAGAGAAAACACAGGATTTAACGGACAATTTTCAGCAGATAGTGATGAAAATACACATGGAACTAGTACAATTTCAATGGAAACAACAATAACAGGAACTATTGAAACAAATTCTGTATTTAATATGGAAGGTGTGTTAAATGGTGATATTAAAGGAAATAAACTTGTTCATGTTGGAAAAACTGGGCAAGTGAAAGGGAATATTACTGCTGAAACAGTTGTTGTAGATGGAGAAGTTTCAGGAGAAATTGTGGCAGATAAAGTTGAAATTGGAAATACAGGAAAGGTTTATGCTACAATAACATCGGCTGTGTTTGTAATTCAAGAGGGTGGATTGTTTGAAGGAAGAAAAAAAATAAAGATTGCTCTTATAAAGGAAGAAGAAAATAAAGGTAAAAAAGAAGATAAAAAAATTGAAGAAAAACCAAAAGCAGATGCTAATGGAAAGAACAGGAAGGAACTGTAA
- a CDS encoding bifunctional riboflavin kinase/FAD synthetase yields MKFITKNLAEIKEIIEYCVNAEIPDYHRNIEEIKCNKNIAVLGNFDGIHKGHQVILRKAVKRAREKGLKTIVYTFSEYPKNQQTKITTCSEKAYLLNKNEIDYLYLEQFEKVRNYSPEEFVEKVIVNELNADEVYCGFNFTFGKGKSGNVGILEKLLKERNIKLNVQDAVLDEEGEVISSTRIRNYIKKSNFDKVMELLGHNFIILGEVIYGKQLGRVIGFPTANLKFENKIYPEFGVYGVKIHIQGDDKVYNGVMNIGRNPTVDVGVLSVETNIFDFSEDIYGKIILIEVLENIRYEKKFSSVEELKEQIGKDAKYWKNKISDKYQKEEEIR; encoded by the coding sequence ATGAAATTTATTACAAAAAATTTAGCAGAAATAAAGGAGATTATTGAATATTGTGTTAATGCAGAAATTCCTGATTATCATAGAAATATTGAAGAAATAAAATGTAATAAAAATATTGCTGTTTTAGGAAATTTTGATGGGATTCATAAAGGACATCAAGTAATTTTGAGAAAGGCTGTGAAGAGGGCAAGGGAAAAAGGATTAAAAACAATAGTTTATACTTTTAGTGAATATCCTAAAAATCAGCAGACTAAAATAACGACTTGCTCTGAAAAGGCTTATTTACTAAATAAAAATGAAATTGACTATCTCTATTTGGAGCAGTTTGAAAAAGTTAGGAATTATTCGCCTGAAGAATTTGTGGAAAAGGTAATTGTTAATGAATTGAATGCAGATGAAGTTTATTGTGGATTTAATTTTACTTTTGGAAAAGGGAAATCTGGGAATGTCGGCATACTTGAAAAATTATTAAAAGAGAGAAATATAAAATTAAATGTTCAAGATGCTGTGCTGGATGAAGAAGGAGAAGTTATAAGCAGTACAAGAATTAGGAATTATATTAAGAAAAGTAATTTTGATAAGGTTATGGAACTTCTTGGACATAATTTCATTATTCTTGGGGAGGTTATTTATGGGAAACAACTTGGAAGAGTTATTGGCTTTCCTACGGCAAATTTAAAATTTGAAAATAAGATTTATCCAGAATTTGGAGTTTATGGGGTGAAGATTCATATTCAAGGTGATGACAAGGTTTATAACGGAGTAATGAATATTGGGAGAAATCCTACAGTTGATGTTGGAGTTCTTAGTGTTGAAACTAATATTTTTGATTTTAGTGAAGATATTTATGGAAAAATTATTTTGATTGAAGTTTTGGAAAATATTCGATATGAAAAAAAATTTAGTTCGGTTGAAGAACTGAAGGAGCAGATTGGAAAAGATGCTAAGTACTGGAAAAATAAAATTTCAGATAAATATCAAAAAGAAGAAGAAATTAGGTAG